The genomic region CCGCGTTGGGAACTGGCGCTAATTTGGCTGTCGGGAGACTCGAATAGCCCTTGAGTCAAAATACTGATGTTGCCGCCGTTTCCTTGAATGGCGGTGGCGCGAATTTGACTATTTTCGAGAACGCTTAACACGTCAGTGGAGATCGCGACGTTGCCGCCATTTCCCGATCCGGTCGCTTCGGCAGACATTTCGGAGTTGCGGCGCAAGGTGACCGCTTGGGGAGAGGCGATCTCGATATTTCCCCCTTGACCGGAGGCGGTAATGGCGACGAGTAGACTCGAATCTAACACGAGGCGATCGCTGGTAATTTTGAGGTTGCCGGAATCCCCTTCCCCGGAACTGCTCACGGTAATCCCAGACTGATTCGTCAGGGTCAAAGAAGGGGTGACGATCGCCAATTGTCCGGCATTTCCCGCGCTCAAGGTAGCGGTGACCAAACTGCTGTTATCGGTGATTTCCACCCTTTCCGAGGCAAAAATGCTCAGATCGCCGCCTTTTCCCTGGGTTGAGGTAGCGGTAGAAATCCCCGAGGCGTCGGTGACCCTTAACGATCCGGTTTCGATCCGCAATCCGCCTGCATCTCCGGATCCTTCGGTGGTGGTCAAGATCGCCGATCCGTCGCTCAAGTCGATCGCTTCAGATGCCTTAATATCAATCGAACCACCGGATCCTTGGGCGATCGTCGAAGTAATCGCTGCAGCTTGATTGCGCAATATCAATCGTCCGGTATTGACGCTTAAATTCCCCGCTTCACCTTCCCCAGAGGTTCCCGTCAGCAAGGTGGAGCGATCGAGTTCGACCCATTCCGAGGCGCGAATGGTCAAATTGCCCCCATCCCCTTGCAATAAGGTCGCCGTGGAGATGTTGCCGCGATCGCGCACGCTGAGACGACGAGTTTCGAGGGTCAAATTGCCCGCCTTCCCCGGTCCGACACTCGAAGTATACAAGCCATCTTGTAAATTCGCCGGGTCAAAATTGCCCTCGATGACGGCAGTTCCTAAATCAAATTCTCCCGTTCCAAAGATGGTGACCGAATCGGTGGCGCGAATAGTCAGGTCTCCTCCTTCCCCGGATCCGGTGGTCGCCGCAGAAATTAAGGCGCCGTCGCCGACCAGGAGCGATCGCGCCGTCACGTTTAAATCCCCTGCCGGACCGATATCGTAGCTTTGGGTAAATAAGCCACTCGATTTAATCCGATTGGGCGATCGCCCGACAATTTCCACCGTATCTGCGTTAATATTCACCGTTCCACCCGCTACCGCACTAAAACTCGATGCCGCAATTTGGGCGCCCCCGCGCAAACTCAATCGCGGCGTCGTCACGTTCAAATTGCCTGCAGGTTCGGTAGCATCCCAATATGCCGTGGCAAACATGCCGCTATTAAACCGTTCGTTCGGGGTCATCCCGACGATTTCCATCGCTTCGGTAGCGGTAATGTTGACCATTCCCCCGCGTCCGTCGCCGAAGGTAGACGCGGCGATCGCCCCCCCTTCGAGAATTTGGATCGTTTTGGCGTTGACTTCAATTTGTCCCGCGTCGGCGTTACCGAAATTGTCCGCGAAAAATTGAGACCCCCGCAGGGCGATCGCCCCCGCCTCTACGGTCAGATTACCGCCGTTTCCCGTGGCGAACGGGGCCGTGGAAATAAAGGCGCCATTGTCTAAATTCAACTGTTGCGATCGCACCTGCAAATTTCCCGCAGAACCGGAACCGAAACTGAGCGAAAAAATCCCCGTGGACAGTTGGTCCGGACGGGTGACTCGTTTCTCAAAGAGGTCGTCGAGAATGTCTTGATACGTCCCGTCACCGACCAGAGTAATGTCCCCACTCACCTCAATTTCCATATTCCCGCCGTTTCCCGACCCGAAGGTAGACGCCGACAAGTGCGACCGATCGCCCATTTGTAATTGGGACGCGCTCACCCACATCCCGCCGCCGTCGCGATCGCCCAAGGTATTTGTGATAATTTTAGAATTATCTTGCAAGGTTACGCGATCGCCCCACAGCCGCAGTTCCCCCGCGCCCACCCCACTCGCATCGACGATCGCCCCGTCGGAAAACGTCAGGTTGCCCCGTCGGACTTCTCCCGAAAACGTCCCGTCAAACCGGGCAACTCCATTAGTTATTCCCAAAACTTCC from Oxynema aestuarii AP17 harbors:
- a CDS encoding two-partner secretion domain-containing protein produces the protein MLPRRLHFVSGWLTRSKSACLLFVVGTIASPSVVLGQIIPDATLPNNSTVTTEDTLKTITGGTQAGNNLFHSFERFGISAGETAYFNNGEAIANIITRVTGNQISNIDGVLAANGNANLFVLNPNGIQFGPNARLNLGGSLVASSAERLLFDDGTGFSARPEGSESVLTIAVPVGLQYGENSGKIGVNSAILAGAPDRELRLGGAEVTIAAGEVRSPGGYLEVLGITNGVARFDGTFSGEVRRGNLTFSDGAIVDASGVGAGELRLWGDRVTLQDNSKIITNTLGDRDGGGMWVSASQLQMGDRSHLSASTFGSGNGGNMEIEVSGDITLVGDGTYQDILDDLFEKRVTRPDQLSTGIFSLSFGSGSAGNLQVRSQQLNLDNGAFISTAPFATGNGGNLTVEAGAIALRGSQFFADNFGNADAGQIEVNAKTIQILEGGAIAASTFGDGRGGMVNITATEAMEIVGMTPNERFNSGMFATAYWDATEPAGNLNVTTPRLSLRGGAQIAASSFSAVAGGTVNINADTVEIVGRSPNRIKSSGLFTQSYDIGPAGDLNVTARSLLVGDGALISAATTGSGEGGDLTIRATDSVTIFGTGEFDLGTAVIEGNFDPANLQDGLYTSSVGPGKAGNLTLETRRLSVRDRGNISTATLLQGDGGNLTIRASEWVELDRSTLLTGTSGEGEAGNLSVNTGRLILRNQAAAITSTIAQGSGGSIDIKASEAIDLSDGSAILTTTEGSGDAGGLRIETGSLRVTDASGISTATSTQGKGGDLSIFASERVEITDNSSLVTATLSAGNAGQLAIVTPSLTLTNQSGITVSSSGEGDSGNLKITSDRLVLDSSLLVAITASGQGGNIEIASPQAVTLRRNSEMSAEATGSGNGGNVAISTDVLSVLENSQIRATAIQGNGGNISILTQGLFESPDSQISASSQRGIDGVVRIDTPDLDPSQGIVPLPSQFIQASDRVFQGCGNDANRSEFIVTGRGGLPFNPDDPLTSESIWVDFGEMTPHPANVDRHSFPVAPPDPESSPPPLVEARGWTVNDRGETVLTARERGDRATWYPDVDCNVVGSRDEPRGRIPRD